In Mugil cephalus isolate CIBA_MC_2020 chromosome 19, CIBA_Mcephalus_1.1, whole genome shotgun sequence, the genomic stretch GTGGGACAAGCTGTAATATTCATCTGTTTTCAATTTAACaattcacactttattttagAAAAGGTAAGCAGTAagatacataaatacatattcaCACATCTCCATATTCACATACGCGTAAACATTCATATATTTAACCCTTTTCATAGTCATTCCACAAAgttataaaattatataaagttATGACTTTGAAGTTTGTAAAGATGTTGTACCCCGAAATCTACTGAAATGTACCAACTTGACGCTAGATTTTAATTTGGATGCACCGTCCAGACCGCAGAGCGCGACCTAAAATGCACCGCGTGGACATTAACCTGAGTCATAGCCTGCGCTGACGCTTCCCAGCACCTGTGCAGACACCTAATCTTGTTTGGATGAAGAGAGCTTTTGGCCCGATACATTTGTAGGTCACTGTCAACAGCTAGATCCTCACGCTGGATGATTTTTAGCTGTGGTCTGAGGGTTTGTGGACGCACTGAATCAGGGTCTTTCTCACAATCTGGCCTTGGATGACTGGCGCTTGTACCTGTCACAGCTTATGTCAGGACTTTCTGACAAGCCTCCGATCTTATGAACTACCGTTCTGTTGAGGCTTATCAGCTCTAATGTGCTCTCTGATCCACACGTAGGGCCTCTTGTCCATTCTCCGGAGACTGAAGCGGTCTCCAGAGCAGGAGGTGCGTTTGCTGCTGTTAGGACTGGACAACGCTGGCAAGACCACCCTGCTAAAACAGCTGGCAGCCGAAGATATCAGCCACATCACCCCCACACAAGTATGGACACACATACAGGCACACAACGTTAGCCTCACACTACGGAACCTAAATGTTTTCTTAAGACTTCCAAGTTGTTAATTCATCTGTTGAAAATGATAAATTCCACATTAAACATCTCGGCTGTCTTTCATCAGGGCTTTAATATAAAGAGTGTGCAGTCTTCTGGCTTCAAGTTGAACGTTTGGGACATCGGAGGTCAGCGCAACATTCGTCCGTACTGGAGGAATTATTTTGAGAACACAGACGTGCTGGTAGGTTCAGTTTGATTTAGATCAGTCACTATAATAAGGTATTATATTTACTGTGATCAGTTTGTGACTGCATTGCAGATCTatgtgattgacagctcagacagAAAAAGATTTGAAGAGACGAGTCTGGTGAGATgtgatttacattttcttgtaataataatacatttttttgagtGACTTGTATCCACAAACCAGAGAATTGAAGCATAATCACAAATAATATTCCAGTTTTCGATTTACATTTTCTGAGGCCATCGGCTGTGATTAAGGCAGAAAGTCATCATGCTTATTCCCGTTTCTCCAGGAGCTCtctgagctgctggaggaggaaaaactcgCCACCGTGCCACTGCTAATATTTGCCAACAAGCAGGACCTGATGACGGCCAGTCCTGCGTCTGAGCTTGCAGAAAGTCTTCACCTGCACACGATCCGGGATCGCATGTGGCAGGTGCAAGCCTGCTCTGCAGTCACCGCTGAGGGAGTGCAGGTAAACACAGCACA encodes the following:
- the LOC124996546 gene encoding ADP-ribosylation factor-like protein 3, with the translated sequence MGLLSILRRLKRSPEQEVRLLLLGLDNAGKTTLLKQLAAEDISHITPTQGFNIKSVQSSGFKLNVWDIGGQRNIRPYWRNYFENTDVLIYVIDSSDRKRFEETSLELSELLEEEKLATVPLLIFANKQDLMTASPASELAESLHLHTIRDRMWQVQACSAVTAEGVQDGMTWVCRNIKFRKK